The following are encoded together in the Pleurocapsa sp. FMAR1 genome:
- the groES gene encoding co-chaperone GroES: MAAISINVTTVKPLGDRVFVKISAAEEQTAGGIILPDAAKEKPQVGEVVGVGPGKPKDDGGHIAIEVKVGDKVLYSKYAGTDIKLGGEDYVLLSEKDILAAVA; this comes from the coding sequence ATGGCAGCTATTAGTATTAACGTTACAACTGTAAAGCCTTTAGGCGATCGCGTATTTGTCAAAATCAGTGCAGCCGAAGAACAAACTGCTGGCGGTATTATTTTACCTGATGCAGCCAAAGAAAAACCTCAAGTTGGCGAGGTAGTTGGTGTAGGTCCTGGCAAACCAAAAGATGATGGTGGTCACATAGCTATAGAAGTAAAAGTTGGCGATAAAGTTCTTTACTCTAAATATGCTGGTACTGATATCAAGCTAGGCGGTGAAGATTATGTGTTGCTATCTGAAAAGGATATTTTAGCAGCAGTTGCTTAG
- the apcB gene encoding allophycocyanin subunit beta, with product MRDAVTKLIKNYDISGRYLDRNAIDSLQDYFTSGKARVAIATMISGNAATIVRDAGLKLFEEVPELLSPGGNAYTTRRYSACLRDMDYYLRYASYALVAGSMDVLDERVLQGLRETYNSLGVPIGPTVVGIKIMSDMLKEMASEAGIENTSFIDEPFEYMNSQLSEVSV from the coding sequence ATGCGTGACGCAGTTACCAAGCTAATAAAAAATTACGACATTTCAGGTCGTTATTTAGACCGTAATGCTATAGATAGTCTGCAAGACTACTTTACTTCTGGAAAAGCCAGGGTAGCCATAGCGACAATGATTAGTGGTAATGCTGCCACAATTGTACGAGATGCAGGACTTAAACTGTTTGAAGAAGTTCCTGAATTGCTTAGTCCAGGAGGCAATGCCTACACCACTCGTCGCTATTCGGCTTGCTTGCGAGACATGGACTATTACCTGCGCTACGCTAGCTATGCTTTAGTAGCTGGCAGTATGGATGTCCTAGATGAAAGAGTATTGCAGGGTTTACGGGAGACCTATAATTCTTTGGGTGTGCCTATTGGACCTACTGTAGTCGGAATTAAGATTATGAGCGATATGCTCAAAGAAATGGCATCTGAAGCAGGAATTGAGAATACTAGCTTTATCGACGAGCCTTTTGAATATATGAACAGTCAACTTAGTGAAGTTTCTGTTTAA